From Zingiber officinale cultivar Zhangliang chromosome 5B, Zo_v1.1, whole genome shotgun sequence, the proteins below share one genomic window:
- the LOC121985885 gene encoding 60S ribosomal protein L10a-like translates to MSKLQSDVVKEAISQILADSREKKRNFTETIELQIGLKNYDPQKDKRFSGSVKLQHIPRPKMKVCMLGDAQHVEEAEKIGLDYMDVESLKKMNKNKKLVKKLAKKYHAFLASEAIIKQIPRLLGPGLNKAGKFPALVSHQEPLEAKVNETKATVKFQLKKVLCMGVAVANVGMEEKHIFQNVQTSVNLLVSLLKKNWQNVRCLYLKSTMGKPYRVF, encoded by the exons ATGAG TAAGTTGCAGAGTGATGTTGTGAAGGAAGCTATCTCACAGATTCTTGCTGATTCTCGAGAGAAGAAACGGAACTTCACTGAGACAATCGAACTACAGATTGGTTTGAAAAATTATGATCCTCAAAAGGATAAGCGATTCAGTGGTTCTGTGAAGCTACAACATATTCCACGCCCCAAAATGAAAGTTTGCATGCTGGGTGATGCACAACATGTTGAAGAG GCAGAGAAGATAGGGCTTGATTACATGGACGTTGAGAgtttgaagaagatgaacaaaaaCAAGAAGCTTGTGAAGAAACTTGCTAAGAAGTACCATGCTTTCCTAGCATCAGAAGCTATCATTAAACAGATTCCTCGTCTTCTTGGTCCTGGTCTTAACAAGGCAG GGAAGTTTCCTGCATTAGTTAGTCACCAAGAACCGTTGGAGGCGAAGGTAAATGAGACAAAGGCGACGGTGAAATTTCAACTCAAGAAGGTCCTCTGCATGGGCGTGGCTGTTGCCAATGTTGGCATGGAGGAAAAGCATATTTTTCAGAATGTGCAAACGAGTGTCAATTTACTCGTGTCTTTGCTGAAGAAGAACTGGCAAAAC GTGAGATGCCTATACCTGAAGAGCACAATGGGAAAACCATACCGTGTGTTCTAA
- the LOC121985886 gene encoding probable histone H2A.3 codes for MAGRGKSIASVAAAKKSTSRSSKAGLQFPVGRIDRFLKEGKYAERVGAGAPVYLAAVLEYLASEVLELAGNAARDNKKTRIVPRHILLAVRNDEELAKLLGEVTIASGGATPNIHNILLSKKTGSSSKTAPGGYD; via the exons ATGGCCGGAAGGGGGAAGTCGATCGCCTCCGTCGCTGCCGCGAAAAAGTCGACGTCGAGGAGCAGCAAGGCCGGGCTCCAGTTCCCCGTCGGTAGGATCGACCGGTTCCTCAAGGAGGGGAAGTACGCGGAGCGCGTCGGCGCTGGCGCTCCCGTATACCTAGCCGCCGTCCTTGAGTACCTCGCCTCAGAG GTTTTGGAACTTGCTGGGAATGCAGCGAGGGACAACAAGAAGACCAGGATCGTCCCCAGGCACATCCTGCTTGCGGTGAGGAACGACGAGGAGTTAGCGAAACTTTTGGGAGAGGTTACAATCGCCAGCGGCGGCGCGACGCCCAACATCCATAACATCCTCCTCTCTAAGAAGACAGGCAGCTCTTCAAAGACTGCTCCTGGAGGTTATGACTGA
- the LOC121985884 gene encoding external alternative NAD(P)H-ubiquinone oxidoreductase B2, mitochondrial-like, translating into MRLLASLLDGAARPSFSKLVLVFSASGGGLVAYADARSDPAPDELSQVPPKKKVLVLGTGWAGTTFLRNVDSSMYDVQVISPRNYFAFTPLLPSVTCGTVEPRSIVEPIRRIIKNKGGEIKFWEAECLKIDPEKKQVLCQTDIGTNFEGNGEFVVNYDYLVIAVGAKVNTFNIPGVEQHCYFLKEVEDAQKIRRSVINCFEKATLPYLDEEERARILHFVVIGGGPSGVEFAAELHDFVTEDLAKLYPTVQNLVNITVLETAEHILTMFDKRITEFAEKKFQRDGIDLKTGFKVVKVSDKAITTENVSRGETSIPYGMAVWSAGIGPRPVILDFMRKIGQGNRRAVATDEWLRVRGCDGVYAVGDCATMSQRKVMEDILEIFRLADKDNSGTLTVKEIKDALEDIYIRYPQVELYLKTKQMKDILDLIKASKGDVKKEDVEITIEEFKNALADVDSQVKNLPATAQVAAQQGNYLARCFNKMNDSEEKPEGPRRIREPGRHRFRPFRYRHLGQFAPLGGEQAAAQLPGDWISIGRSTQWLWYSVYATKQVSWRTRALVVSDWTRRFIFGRDSSGI; encoded by the exons ATGCGTCTCCTCGCCTCCTTACTCGACGGCGCTGCTCGCCCATCCTTCTCCAAGCTCGTTCTCGTCTTCTCTGCCAG TGGTGGAGGATTAGTGGCATATGCCGATGCAAGGTCAGATCCAGCTCCGGATGAACTATCTCAGGTGCCTCCCAAGAAGAAGGTGTTAGTGCTTGGAACTGGTTGGGCTGGCACGACTTTCTTGAGGAATGTTGATAGTTCCATGTACGACGTGCAAGTGATATCTCCACGGAACTATTTTGCGTTCACGCCTTTGCTGCCGAGCGTCACATGTGGAACGGTTGAGCCCCGAAGCATCGTCGAGCCCATACGAAGAATCATAAAGAAT AAAGGTGGAGAAATTAAATTTTGGGAAGCTGAGTGCTTGAAGATTGACCCGGAGAAAAAACAGGTTCTTTGTCAGACTGACATTGGAACAAATTTTGAAGGAAATGGTGAATTTGTTGTCAATTATGATTACCTGGTTATAGCAGTTGGGGCGAAGGTAAATACCTTCAATATACCTGGCGTGGAGCAGCATTGTTATTTCTTGAAG gaagtAGAGGATGCCCAAAAGATACGGAGAAGTGTGATCAACTGTTTCGAAAAGGCTACACTTCCATACCTTGATGAAGAAGAGAGGGCAAGAATTTTGCACTTTGTTGTTATTGGTGGTGGCCCATCTGGTGTTGAATTTGCAGCAGAGTTGCATGACTTCGTTACTGAAGATTTGGCTAAATTATACCCAACAGTACAAAACCTAGTCAATATAACAGTTCTTGAAACTGCAGAACACATATTGACCAT GTTTGACAAAAGGATCACTGAATTTGCTGAAAAGAAGTTTCAAAGAGATGGTATTGATCTGAAGACAGGATTTAAGGTTGTAAAAGTGTCTGATAAGGCTATCACTACTGAAAATGTATCGCGTGGAGAGACTTCTATACCATATGGAATGGCGGTTTGGTCGGCTGGCATTGGCCCCCGTCCTGTGATATTGGACTTCATGAGAAAAATTGGTCAG GGCAATAGAAGGGCAGTAGCTACTGATGAATGGCTTAGAGTGCGTGGATGTGATGGTGTATATGCTGTTGGTGACTGTGCCACTATGAGCCAAAGAAAAGTCATG GAAGACATCTTGGAAATCTTTAGACTTGCCGATAAAGATAATTCAGGAACTTTAACCGTGAAAGAAATCAAAGATGCTCTAGAAGATATTTACATAAGGTATCCCCAAGTTGAACTCTATCTAAAAACCAAGCAAATGAAAGACATTCTTGATTTGATAAAGGCTTCGAAAGGTGATGTTAAGAAGGAAGATGTCGAAATCACCATAGAGGAGTTCAAAAATGCTCTTGCTGATGTTGATTCCCAGGTCAAAAATCTTCCTGCAACAGCTCAG GTTGCCGCACAACAAGGAAATTATCTTGCTAGATGTTTTAACAAAATGAATGATTCTGAAGAGAAACCTGAAGGTCCACGGCGGATAAGAGAACCAGGCCGTCATCGCTTTCGTCCCTTTAG ATACAGGCATCTTGGGCAATTTGCTCCTTTGGGAGGAGAACAAGCTGCTGCCCAACTCCCAGGAGATTGGATTTCCATAGGACGAAGCACACAATGGCTTTGGTACTCTGTATATGCAAC CAAACAAGTGAGTTGGCGCACAAGAGCACTGGTAGTATCTGACTGGACTAGGCGATTCATATTTGGGAGGGACTCAAGTGGCATATAA
- the LOC121987036 gene encoding CRIB domain-containing protein RIC10-like, with protein MKGIFKGMRYISQIFVVQQKEHEMEIGYPTDVKHVAHIGSDSPFWMEEFKSASDFSGSLSNYGSVGDSWASQDFDRQRDIFMDPPLPRIPKAPKKKKKRSKKKTTESSSSSSEQSSVKPTESLV; from the exons ATGAAGGGCATCTTCAAAGGGATGAGATACATCTCTCAAATCTTTG TGGTGCAGCAGAAGGAGCATGAGATGGAAATAGGGTACCCTACAGACGTGAAGCACGTAGCTCATATTGGCTCTGACAGTCCTTTCTGG ATGGAGGAGTTCAAATCGGCATCAGATTTCTCAGGTTCCCTTAGCAATTATGGCTCTGTGGGGGATTCCTGGGCTTCTCAAG ATTTTGATCGGCAGAGAGACATCTTCATGGACCCGCCTTTGCCGCGCATACCAAAGGccccgaagaagaagaagaagaggagcaagaagaagacgacggagtcgtcgtcgtcgtcgtcggagCAATCGTCGGTGAAGCCGACGGAGTCTTTGGTTTGA
- the LOC121985888 gene encoding early nodulin-like protein 1: protein MAKSRALFLLLAVALFLSSARATQFKVGGSRGWSLPDPNAMSYNQWAQRNRFHDGDSLLFVYPKDKDSVLEVDQHAYDTCNTSTYVKKYDDGNTVFTFTRSGAFYFISGVESNCLRNESLVILVMANRPNRHQLSPSSPPAEAPTPSSYPPPPSEALEPSPSPSSPPSPPSPPPSPSEVTVPAAEPAPAGEEPNNPPPPPPNGAGLRVVGFMGLVGPLFGPAFFFL from the exons ATGGCGAAGTCCCGTGCCCTCTTCCTTTTGCTCGCCGTCGCTCTGTTCTTGTCCTCGGCTCGCGCCACGCAGTTCAAGGTCGGAGGGTCGCGGGGCTGGTCTCTGCCCGACCCTAATGCCATGTCATACAACCAGTGGGCCCAAAGGAATAGATTCCACGATGGAGATTCTCTAT TGTTTGTTTATCCGAAGGACAAGGATTCGGTGCTCGAAGTCGACCAACATGCCTACGACACGTGCAACACGAGCACGTACGTGAAGAAGTACGACGACGGGAACACCGTTTTCACGTTCACTCGATCGGGTGCTTTCTATTTCATCAGCGGCGTCGAATCGAACTGTCTTAGAAATGAATCTCTCGTGATTCTCGTCATGGCAAATCGGCCCAACCGACATCAACTGAGTCCCTCATCGCCGCCCGCAGAGGCTCCAACGCCGTCGTCCTACCCTCCGCCGCCTTCGGAGGCGCTTGAGCCGTCTCCGTCTCCGTCGTCGCCGCCTTCGCCGCCGTCTCCGCCGCCGAGCCCGAGCGAGGTCACAGTACCAGCCGCTGAGCCTGCGCCGGCAGGGGAGGAACCCAACAACCCACCTCCTCCCCCTCCAAACGGGGCCGGCTTGAGGGTGGTGGGCTTCATGGGCCTAGTCGGGCCTTTATTTGGGcctgccttcttcttcctttga
- the LOC121985887 gene encoding glucose-6-phosphate/phosphate translocator 1, chloroplastic-like, with translation MIASVSQSAAGIGVCDLVRLKAPCVRPRIAPVHAVSAIKNLDLTLSTRKPLYLASPEQSGFGLLHRDGTLSAIRPRGHDFKCEAYEADRSEVPEISPEQARSTSAQRVKISVYFATWWALNVVFNIYNKKVLNAFPYPWLTSTLSLAAGSLIMLISWATRIAEAPKTDFNFWKALAPVAVAHTIGHVAATVSMSKVAVSFTHIIKSGEPAFSVLVSRFLLGETFPVPVYLSLVPIIGGCALAAVTELNFNMIGFMGAMISNLAFVFRNIFSKRGMKGLSVSGMNYYACLSILSLVILTPFAIAVEGPQVWAAGWQTALSQIGPNFVWWVAAQSVFYHLYNQVSYMSLDEISPLTFSIGNTMKRISVIVSSIIIFRTPVQPVNALGAAIAILGTFIYSQAKL, from the exons ATGATCGCATCCGTGAGTCAGTCCGCCGCCGGGATTGGTGTTTGCGATCTCGTCCGGCTCAAGGCGCCTTGTGTCAGGCCTCGGATCGCGCCAGTTCACGCCGTGTCTGCGATCAAAAACCTTGATTTGACGCTTTCCACCAGGAAACCACTTTATCTCGCGTCGCCGGAGCAGTCTGGGTTTGGATTGCTCCACCGCGATGGGACCTTGTCGGCCATCAGGCCCCGTGGTCATGATTTCAAGTGCGAGGCCTACGAAGCTGATAGATCGGAGGTGCCTGAGATCTCCCCTGAGCAAGCTCGTTCGACTTCGGCCCAAAGGGTAAAGATCAGCGTCTATTTTGCTACCTGGTGGGCTCTCAACGTTGTCTTCAACATCTACAACAAGAAGGTCCTCAACGCCTTCCCCTACCCTTGGCTGACCTCCACCCTCTCCTTGGCGGCGGGTTCCCTCATAATGCTCATTTCCTGGGCCACAAGGATCGCCGAGGCCCCCAAGACCGATTTCAATTTCTGGAAAGCCCTTGCGCCG GTGGCGGTCGCGCACACGATCGGGCATGTGGCGGCGACAGTGAGCATGTCAAAGGTGGCGGTCTCGTTCACCCATATAATCAAGAGCGGGGAGCCAGCTTTCAGCGTGTTGGTCTCAAGGTTTCTGCTAGGAGAGACCTTCCCCGTGCCGGTGTACCTCTCGCTGGTGCCTATCATTGGTGGATGTGCTTTGGCTGCAGTTACAGAGCTTAACTTTAACATGATTG GTTTCATGGGTGCAATGATTTCAAACCTTGCGTTTGTCTTTCGGAACATCTTTTCAAAAAGAGGAATGAAAGGGTTGTCTGTTAGTGGGATGAACTATTATGCTTGCCTCTCCATCCTGTCCCTGGTGATACTCACACCATTTGCTATTGCGGTTGAAGGACCTCAGGTGTGGGCTGCTGGATGGCAGACTGCACTTTCACAAATTGGTCCTAACTTCGTATG GTGGGTAGCTGCGCAAAGTGTCTTCTACCATTTATACAACCAAGTCTCTTACATGTCCTTGGATGAGATCTCACCTCTGACATTCAGTATTGGCAATACTATGAAGCGAATATCCGTCATCGTCTCATCCATCATAATCTTCCGTACCCCTGTTCAGCCTGTCAATGCCCTTGGAGCTGCCATCGCCATCCTCGGAACCTTCATCTATTCCCAG GCAAAGCTGTAA